A single genomic interval of Streptomyces sp. 1222.5 harbors:
- a CDS encoding FAD-binding oxidoreductase produces the protein MAKRLTCDVVVVGAGMVGAACALYAARAGLDVRVVDRGPVAGGTTGAGEGNLLVSDKEPGPELELALLSAGLWAELAEELGRAIEYEPKGGLVVASTPDALSALAGFAGGQRAAGVTAEPVGPDELLPLEPHLAPGLAGGVRYPQDAQVMPALAAAHLLRASGAAVHTGHTVTGVLRAAEGPVRGVRTDRGDIHASAVVNAAGTWGGDLASLAGVRLPVLPRRGFVLVTEPLPRMVRHKVYAADYVADVASDSAALRASPVVEGTAAGPVLIGATRERVGFDRSLSLPAVRALAAGAIGLFPFLERVHAQRTYAGFRPYLPDHLPAIGPDPRAPGLFHACGHEGAGIGLAPGTGQLIAHALTGRATGQDIAPFRPERFEDDAFEDEFDDGGEAR, from the coding sequence GTGGCAAAGCGACTGACCTGCGATGTCGTGGTCGTCGGAGCCGGAATGGTGGGCGCGGCCTGTGCGCTGTACGCCGCACGCGCCGGCCTCGACGTTCGAGTGGTGGACCGGGGCCCGGTGGCCGGCGGCACCACCGGCGCCGGCGAGGGCAACCTGCTCGTCTCCGACAAGGAACCTGGGCCGGAGCTCGAACTGGCCCTGCTGTCCGCCGGGTTGTGGGCCGAGCTGGCGGAGGAGCTGGGCCGGGCGATCGAGTACGAGCCGAAGGGCGGCCTGGTGGTCGCCTCGACGCCGGACGCCCTGTCGGCGCTGGCCGGCTTCGCCGGGGGCCAGCGTGCCGCCGGCGTCACGGCCGAGCCGGTCGGACCGGATGAACTGCTGCCCCTGGAGCCTCACTTGGCCCCCGGTCTGGCGGGCGGAGTGCGCTACCCGCAGGACGCCCAGGTGATGCCCGCACTGGCCGCCGCCCACCTGCTGCGCGCCTCCGGTGCCGCCGTGCACACCGGCCACACGGTGACCGGTGTGCTCCGCGCGGCGGAGGGACCGGTGCGCGGCGTCCGCACCGACCGGGGCGACATCCACGCGTCGGCGGTGGTCAACGCGGCCGGCACCTGGGGCGGCGACCTCGCCTCGCTCGCGGGCGTCCGGCTGCCGGTGCTCCCCCGGCGCGGCTTCGTCCTGGTCACCGAGCCGCTGCCGCGGATGGTGCGGCACAAGGTGTACGCCGCCGACTACGTGGCCGACGTGGCCAGCGACTCGGCGGCCCTGCGCGCCTCACCGGTGGTGGAGGGCACGGCCGCGGGACCCGTCCTGATCGGCGCCACCCGCGAACGGGTCGGCTTCGACCGCTCGTTGTCGCTCCCCGCCGTGCGGGCGCTCGCGGCCGGGGCGATCGGGCTGTTCCCCTTCCTGGAACGGGTGCACGCCCAGCGGACGTACGCGGGCTTCCGGCCGTACCTGCCCGACCACCTCCCGGCGATCGGACCGGATCCCCGGGCGCCCGGACTGTTCCACGCCTGCGGGCACGAGGGCGCCGGCATCGGACTGGCCCCCGGTACCGGGCAGTTGATCGCCCACGCGCTCACCGGCAGGGCGACCGGACAGGACATCGCACCGTTCCGGCCGGAGCGGTTCGAGGACGACGCGTTCGAGGACGAGTTCGACGACGGAGGCGAGGCCCGGTGA
- a CDS encoding dihydrodipicolinate synthase family protein, which yields MTQTRHRPWHGILVATALPLRDDLSVDHDRYAEHCAWLVANGCDGVVPNGSLGEYQVLTPEERARVVETAVAAIGGDRVMPGVAAYGSAEARRWAEQAAEAGCASVMLLPPNAYRADERSVLAHYAEVARTGLPVVAYNNPVDTKVDLVPELLARLHAEGHVHAVKEFSGDVRRAYRIAELAPELDLLVGADDVLLELAVAGAKGWVAGYPNALPRASAELYRAAVSGDLTTALPLFRQLHPLLRWDSRVEFVQAIKLSMDVVGRYGGPVRPPRVPLAPEQQAAVRAATEKAVAAGLV from the coding sequence ATGACGCAGACCCGGCACCGCCCCTGGCACGGCATCCTCGTGGCCACCGCGCTCCCCCTGCGCGACGACCTCTCCGTCGACCACGACCGCTACGCCGAGCACTGCGCCTGGCTGGTCGCCAACGGCTGCGACGGCGTCGTACCGAACGGCTCGCTCGGCGAGTACCAGGTGCTCACCCCGGAGGAACGCGCCCGGGTGGTTGAGACCGCCGTGGCCGCGATCGGCGGTGACCGGGTGATGCCGGGCGTCGCCGCTTACGGCTCCGCCGAGGCCCGCCGCTGGGCCGAGCAGGCCGCCGAGGCCGGATGCGCGTCGGTGATGCTGCTGCCGCCCAACGCCTACCGGGCCGACGAGCGGTCCGTGCTCGCCCACTACGCGGAGGTCGCCCGGACGGGCCTGCCGGTGGTGGCGTACAACAATCCGGTCGACACCAAGGTCGACCTGGTGCCCGAACTCCTCGCCCGGCTGCACGCCGAGGGGCACGTCCACGCGGTCAAGGAGTTCTCGGGCGACGTCCGCCGGGCCTACCGCATCGCCGAACTCGCCCCGGAACTCGACCTGCTGGTCGGCGCCGACGACGTCCTGCTGGAGCTGGCCGTGGCGGGCGCCAAGGGCTGGGTGGCCGGCTACCCCAACGCGCTCCCCCGCGCCTCGGCGGAGCTGTACCGTGCCGCGGTGTCCGGTGACCTGACCACCGCGCTCCCCCTCTTCCGGCAGCTGCACCCGCTGCTGCGCTGGGACTCGCGGGTGGAGTTCGTGCAGGCGATCAAACTGTCCATGGACGTCGTCGGGCGGTACGGCGGCCCGGTGCGCCCGCCGCGCGTACCGTTGGCGCCGGAGCAGCAGGCCGCGGTCCGGGCGGCCACCGAGAAGGCCGTCGCCGCGGGGCTCGTCTGA
- a CDS encoding NAD(P)/FAD-dependent oxidoreductase → MTEHPRLAVIGAGPAGLAAALAAAARGVRVTLLDAADQAGGQFYRQPAPALGARRPQALHHQWRTWERLRNGLDRHRAAGRVTHLTDHHVWCVRRGSGPAPITVHALLGPDQDEGITVRADAVLLATGSCERVLPFPGWTLPGVVTAGGAQAMLKGGLVLPGRTAVVAGTGPLLLPVATGLAAAGARVAALAESAGPGALLRRAPALAAQPAKLAEGAGYAARLLLHGVRVLPRHTVVEAHGTGRLAAVTVAALGRDGRTRPGSARHIPCDTLAVGHGLLPHTDLAETLGCTLAGTDVRVDDEQRTDVPGVWAAGETTGVGGAALALAEGHVAGRSVAARLHGTVPDPRRWAAARARSRLRSFAAALDAVYAPPAGWAGEVPDDTVVCRCEEVTAGEVRTAAETLGASDPRTVKLLTRAGMGWCQGRMCAPAVAALTGCPLTPGRRPFARPVPLGVLAALPDPD, encoded by the coding sequence ATGACTGAACACCCTCGTCTCGCCGTGATCGGCGCCGGTCCGGCCGGGCTCGCCGCGGCCCTGGCGGCGGCCGCCCGGGGCGTCCGCGTGACCCTCCTGGACGCCGCCGACCAGGCGGGCGGCCAGTTCTACCGGCAGCCCGCCCCGGCTCTCGGCGCCCGCCGGCCGCAGGCCCTGCACCACCAGTGGCGCACCTGGGAGCGGCTGCGGAACGGTCTCGACCGGCACCGAGCCGCGGGACGTGTCACCCACCTGACGGATCATCACGTGTGGTGCGTGCGGCGCGGCTCCGGTCCGGCGCCGATCACCGTGCACGCGCTGCTGGGCCCGGATCAGGACGAGGGGATCACCGTCCGCGCCGACGCCGTCCTGCTCGCCACCGGAAGCTGTGAACGCGTGCTGCCGTTCCCCGGCTGGACACTGCCCGGGGTCGTCACGGCGGGCGGCGCGCAGGCCATGCTCAAGGGCGGCCTGGTGCTGCCCGGCCGGACGGCGGTCGTCGCCGGAACCGGCCCGCTGCTGCTCCCCGTGGCCACCGGGCTCGCCGCGGCGGGCGCCCGCGTGGCCGCGCTGGCCGAGTCCGCCGGCCCCGGGGCCCTGCTGCGCCGGGCGCCCGCCCTGGCCGCACAGCCCGCGAAGCTCGCCGAGGGCGCCGGCTACGCGGCCCGGCTGCTGCTGCACGGCGTGCGGGTGCTGCCCCGGCACACGGTGGTCGAGGCGCACGGCACCGGCCGGCTGGCGGCGGTCACCGTGGCCGCGCTCGGCCGGGACGGGCGGACCAGGCCGGGCAGTGCTCGGCACATCCCCTGCGACACCCTCGCCGTCGGTCACGGCCTGCTGCCGCACACCGACCTCGCGGAGACCCTCGGCTGCACCCTGGCCGGCACGGACGTACGGGTCGACGACGAGCAGCGCACCGACGTGCCCGGCGTCTGGGCCGCCGGTGAGACCACCGGCGTCGGCGGAGCGGCCCTGGCGCTCGCCGAGGGCCATGTCGCCGGCCGCTCGGTCGCGGCCCGGCTGCACGGCACGGTCCCCGACCCGCGCCGCTGGGCCGCCGCCCGGGCCAGGAGCCGGCTGCGGTCGTTCGCCGCCGCCCTCGACGCGGTGTACGCGCCGCCGGCGGGCTGGGCCGGGGAGGTCCCGGACGACACGGTCGTGTGCCGCTGCGAGGAGGTCACCGCCGGGGAGGTCCGTACGGCCGCGGAGACGCTCGGCGCCTCGGACCCGCGCACCGTGAAGCTGCTGACCCGGGCCGGAATGGGCTGGTGCCAGGGCCGGATGTGCGCGCCCGCGGTGGCCGCCCTCACCGGCTGCCCGCTCACGCCGGGACGCCGGCCGTTCGCGCGGCCGGTACCGCTCGGCGTCCTGGCCGCACTGCCCGACCCGGACTGA
- a CDS encoding macro domain-containing protein → MQLPVVLFYSLAAALFLFSVFPDSMTEGRALGFGIGGAAGFAAFFMLASFTWLSRTRGRDELAGRVKKLTRENAALRRRVSAGRDSGGPPRVLSECTRYELPLRDSRRHRVGMVTGNLANVLGTDVWVNPENTRMEMSRVDEPTVSATIRYHGGVRDGAGHLTHDTIGLELAKHVTDRTHVAAGQVLVTGSGELEETHQVRRIVHVAAVEGEPGSGFRQVIDLERCVRNVLTEVDRLSAEGPALRSVVLPLLGTGGGNSDLEATVTRLLSATIGYFHSHKGSRIRVVYLLAYTDVQAALCREALAGEAALAGD, encoded by the coding sequence TTGCAGCTGCCTGTCGTCCTGTTCTACTCCCTGGCGGCCGCCCTCTTCCTCTTCTCCGTCTTCCCCGATTCCATGACCGAGGGCCGGGCCCTCGGGTTCGGGATCGGGGGCGCGGCGGGCTTCGCCGCCTTCTTCATGCTGGCGAGCTTCACCTGGTTGAGTAGGACCCGTGGAAGGGACGAACTGGCGGGCCGGGTGAAGAAGTTGACGCGAGAGAACGCCGCGCTGCGACGCAGGGTGTCGGCCGGACGGGACAGTGGCGGCCCGCCCCGTGTCCTCAGCGAGTGCACGCGGTACGAACTGCCTCTGCGTGATAGTCGAAGGCACCGAGTGGGCATGGTCACCGGAAACCTCGCCAACGTTCTCGGAACGGACGTCTGGGTCAACCCGGAGAACACCCGCATGGAGATGTCCCGCGTCGACGAACCCACGGTCTCCGCCACGATCCGGTACCACGGCGGTGTCCGTGACGGCGCCGGACACCTGACTCACGACACCATCGGCCTGGAGCTGGCGAAGCATGTGACCGACCGCACCCACGTCGCCGCCGGCCAGGTCCTGGTCACCGGCTCCGGGGAACTGGAGGAGACCCACCAAGTACGGCGCATCGTGCACGTGGCTGCCGTTGAGGGTGAACCGGGCTCCGGTTTCCGCCAGGTGATCGACCTGGAGCGTTGCGTCCGAAACGTTCTCACCGAAGTGGATCGCCTGTCCGCCGAGGGCCCGGCGCTGCGCTCCGTCGTCCTGCCCCTCCTGGGAACTGGCGGCGGCAACAGCGACCTGGAGGCCACGGTGACAAGGCTTCTCTCGGCAACGATCGGCTATTTCCACTCCCACAAGGGCTCACGCATTCGCGTGGTGTACCTCCTGGCCTACACCGATGTACAGGCGGCTCTGTGCAGGGAGGCGCTGGCCGGGGAAGCGGCGCTGGCCGGGGACTGA
- a CDS encoding (2Fe-2S)-binding protein, translating into MNPMELTRARPGEAFTVTFDGRPLPALPGQTIAAALWSAGVTAWRRTRGTRAPRGVFCGIGVCFDCLVTVDGRPNRRACLVPVRPGQLIRSQEGTGHDDD; encoded by the coding sequence GTGAATCCGATGGAGCTGACCCGGGCACGGCCGGGCGAGGCCTTCACCGTGACGTTCGACGGACGGCCACTGCCGGCGCTGCCGGGCCAGACGATCGCGGCGGCGCTGTGGTCGGCGGGTGTGACGGCCTGGCGCCGCACGCGGGGCACCAGAGCGCCGCGCGGGGTGTTCTGCGGGATCGGCGTGTGCTTCGACTGCCTGGTCACCGTAGACGGCCGCCCGAACAGGCGGGCCTGTCTGGTGCCCGTGCGCCCGGGACAGCTGATCCGCAGCCAGGAGGGGACGGGCCACGACGATGACTGA
- a CDS encoding amino acid permease → MHSTGTVSAPASTETHAAPAEDPHGDTGRHARRFGLPVATALVMGNIIGGGIFLLPASIAPYGTVSLVAFGVLTVGAVALALVFGRLAARDPRTGGPYVYAREAFGDFAGFLAAWSYWITTWVSNAALAVAAVGYLDVLIPVGGHAWTACLAALALQWLPALANFAGTRYVGAVQLVSTVLKFVPLLLVAVGGLFFFDPSRLGPFNSSGHGAIGAVSASAALLLFSYLGVESAAVSAGEVENARRNVGRATVIGTAGAALVYLLGTLSVFGTVAHDRLVNSTAPFSDAVNTMFGGTWGGTAVALAALVSMTGCLNGWTLLSAQTPYAAAKDGLFPAAFARRRRGVPTVGVGVTVVLSSLLTAYNYLSGSGKVFEVLVLVTTFTATVPYLLATAAQLFHLVSGDRPVDRGRLLRDSAITAVAAVFSIWLMAGAGYAAVYQGVLFLFAGILVYAVMAARRRRHETASAGAGRHGAVLARSGRAS, encoded by the coding sequence ATGCACAGCACCGGAACCGTCTCGGCTCCGGCCTCGACGGAGACCCACGCGGCCCCCGCCGAGGACCCGCACGGCGACACCGGCCGGCACGCCCGCCGGTTCGGCCTGCCCGTCGCCACCGCTCTGGTGATGGGCAACATCATCGGCGGCGGCATCTTCCTGCTCCCCGCCTCCATCGCCCCCTACGGCACGGTCAGCCTGGTCGCCTTCGGCGTCCTCACCGTCGGCGCCGTCGCGCTGGCCCTGGTGTTCGGCCGGCTCGCCGCGCGCGACCCCCGCACCGGCGGCCCGTACGTGTACGCCCGTGAGGCCTTCGGCGACTTCGCCGGCTTCCTCGCCGCGTGGTCGTACTGGATCACCACCTGGGTGTCCAACGCCGCACTCGCCGTCGCCGCCGTCGGCTACCTCGACGTGCTGATCCCGGTGGGCGGCCACGCCTGGACCGCGTGCCTGGCCGCCCTCGCGCTGCAGTGGCTGCCCGCACTCGCCAACTTCGCCGGCACCCGCTACGTCGGCGCCGTGCAGCTGGTGTCCACGGTGCTGAAGTTCGTGCCGCTGCTGCTCGTCGCCGTGGGCGGGCTGTTCTTCTTCGACCCCTCCCGGCTCGGGCCGTTCAACTCCAGCGGGCACGGCGCGATCGGCGCGGTGTCCGCCTCGGCGGCCCTGCTGCTCTTCTCCTACCTCGGCGTGGAGTCGGCCGCCGTCAGCGCGGGCGAGGTCGAGAACGCCCGCCGGAACGTGGGGCGCGCCACCGTCATCGGCACCGCGGGTGCCGCGCTGGTCTACCTGCTGGGCACGCTCTCCGTCTTCGGCACGGTCGCGCACGACCGCCTGGTGAACTCCACGGCGCCGTTCTCGGACGCCGTGAACACGATGTTCGGCGGCACCTGGGGCGGTACGGCGGTCGCGCTGGCCGCGCTGGTCTCGATGACCGGCTGCCTGAACGGCTGGACGCTGCTGAGCGCCCAGACCCCCTACGCCGCCGCCAAGGACGGTCTGTTCCCGGCCGCCTTCGCGCGGCGCAGGCGGGGCGTGCCGACGGTGGGCGTCGGTGTCACGGTCGTCCTGTCCTCCCTGCTCACCGCGTACAACTACCTGTCGGGCTCAGGGAAGGTCTTCGAGGTCCTGGTGCTCGTCACCACATTCACGGCGACCGTGCCGTACCTGCTGGCGACGGCCGCGCAGCTGTTCCACCTCGTGTCCGGCGACCGCCCGGTCGACCGGGGCCGGCTGCTGCGGGACTCCGCGATCACCGCGGTGGCCGCGGTCTTCTCCATCTGGCTGATGGCGGGCGCCGGTTACGCGGCGGTCTACCAGGGCGTGCTGTTCCTGTTCGCCGGCATCCTCGTCTACGCGGTGATGGCGGCCCGCCGCCGTCGCCACGAGACGGCGTCGGCCGGGGCGGGACGCCACGGCGCCGTGCTGGCTCGCTCAGGAAGGGCGTCCTGA
- a CDS encoding GntR family transcriptional regulator yields the protein MRDMAQDATAADLPALPRLGGRRSSFRERVADALRAALVAGELRPGEVYSAPSLAARFGVSATPVREAMLDLAKEGLVDTVPNKGFRVTAVSDRQLDEYTHIRALIEIPTVVELARTADRVSLEALRPAAREIVTAAVAGDLIAYVEADTRFHLGLLALAGNAHLVEVVADLRKRSRLYGLTALVEAGRLLASAEEHLELLDALLERDGKAVREVMTRHLGHVRGLWASAD from the coding sequence ATGCGTGACATGGCACAGGATGCGACGGCCGCCGACCTGCCCGCGCTCCCCCGGCTCGGCGGCCGGCGGAGCAGCTTTCGCGAGCGGGTGGCCGACGCGCTGCGCGCCGCACTGGTCGCGGGCGAGCTGCGGCCCGGCGAGGTCTACTCGGCGCCGTCGCTCGCCGCCCGCTTCGGCGTCTCCGCGACGCCGGTGCGGGAGGCGATGCTGGACCTGGCCAAGGAGGGCCTGGTCGACACCGTGCCCAACAAGGGCTTCAGGGTCACCGCCGTCTCCGACCGGCAGCTCGACGAGTACACGCACATCCGCGCGCTGATCGAGATCCCCACCGTGGTCGAGCTCGCGCGCACGGCGGACCGCGTCTCCCTGGAGGCCCTGCGGCCCGCGGCCCGGGAGATCGTCACCGCCGCCGTGGCGGGCGACCTGATCGCCTACGTCGAGGCGGACACCCGCTTCCACCTCGGTCTGCTGGCGCTCGCGGGCAACGCCCACCTCGTGGAGGTCGTCGCCGACCTGCGCAAACGATCACGTCTGTACGGGCTCACCGCACTGGTGGAGGCGGGCCGGCTGCTGGCCTCCGCCGAGGAGCACCTGGAACTCCTCGACGCGCTGCTGGAGCGCGACGGGAAGGCCGTGCGCGAGGTCATGACCCGGCACCTGGGACATGTCCGCGGCCTCTGGGCGTCGGCCGACTGA
- a CDS encoding proline racemase family protein has product MRSTLVLHAVDSHTEGMPTRVITGGIGTVPGATMNERRLYFREHRDQVKRLLMNEPRGHSAMSGAILQPPSRPDCDWGVIYIEVSGYLPMCGHGTIGVATVLVETGMVDVVEPVTTIRLDTPAGVVVAEVTVQDGAARDVTLRNVPSYAVALDREITLPDGRTVTYDLAYGGNFYAILPLDAFGLPFDRSRKDDILAAGLSLMSAVNAEAEPVHPEDPSIRGCHHVHLLAPGATARHSRHAMAIHPGWFDRSPCGTGTSARMAQLHARGELPLHTEFVNESFIGTHFTGRLLGTTEVAGIPAVLPSFTGRAWITGTAQYLLDPTDPFPEGFVL; this is encoded by the coding sequence GTGCGCAGCACACTCGTCCTGCACGCCGTCGACTCGCACACCGAGGGCATGCCGACCCGCGTGATCACCGGCGGGATCGGCACCGTACCCGGTGCGACGATGAACGAGCGACGGCTGTACTTCCGTGAACACCGCGACCAAGTCAAGCGGTTGCTGATGAACGAGCCGCGCGGCCACTCCGCGATGAGCGGCGCGATCCTCCAGCCGCCGAGCCGCCCCGACTGCGACTGGGGCGTGATCTACATCGAGGTCTCCGGCTATCTGCCGATGTGCGGGCACGGCACGATCGGGGTGGCCACCGTGCTGGTGGAGACCGGCATGGTGGACGTGGTGGAGCCGGTGACCACCATCCGGCTCGACACCCCGGCGGGGGTGGTGGTGGCCGAGGTGACCGTTCAGGACGGCGCCGCGCGGGACGTGACCCTGCGGAACGTGCCGTCGTACGCCGTCGCCCTGGACCGCGAGATCACCCTGCCCGACGGCCGCACGGTCACCTACGACCTCGCGTACGGCGGCAACTTCTACGCGATCCTCCCCCTCGACGCCTTCGGGCTGCCCTTCGACCGCTCCCGCAAGGACGACATCCTCGCCGCCGGCCTGTCCCTGATGAGCGCCGTCAACGCGGAGGCGGAACCGGTGCACCCCGAGGACCCCTCCATCCGCGGCTGCCACCACGTCCACCTCCTGGCCCCCGGCGCCACCGCCCGGCACTCCCGCCACGCGATGGCCATCCATCCGGGCTGGTTCGACCGCTCCCCGTGCGGTACGGGGACCAGCGCGCGCATGGCGCAGCTGCACGCGCGCGGTGAACTCCCCCTGCACACCGAGTTCGTGAACGAGTCGTTCATCGGCACGCACTTCACCGGGCGGCTGCTCGGCACGACGGAGGTGGCCGGGATCCCGGCCGTGCTGCCCAGCTTCACCGGCCGCGCGTGGATCACCGGCACCGCCCAGTACCTGCTGGATCCCACCGACCCCTTCCCCGAGGGGTTCGTCCTCTAG
- a CDS encoding SIR2 family protein, with the protein MAQEADRRLITVFGSGISSAVLPGVPELMTMFREQIPSRGRARFDETLAREPDPGLKYQNAAAMLTKLAGEPAVMRAIRAAVLQACEDVRPEEVAAVANDREKCQDLERDGTWRVPTGYQRFARFFSDLNGRVRGPVITTNFDPLIEIALRREGIESMAYPVPTDAAPTIEQLDQFVHQPVLHIHGHWTGAATSNAPTRITAPRPRLDQLLQRLLIDSVVLVVGYSGWLDGFMRSLRSRIIHDADSLQAQVLWAAYDSDVAVVVGDGPLKELVEAPGFSLYLGVDGHALFSDDLPDGAQTESEEAAPFGYSRVPRHPRRSSSYEPSAFVEGRQPEWADADPGQWPLLSATTRLREEVDRALDAGGGRGVVAIGPLGEGKSLAVRQVAVTVAETRPDWRVLWREPGAPAITEEWLEEAGSSARTLICIDEADLAVDDLVATKDFWAREESGIAFLLASHDRLWWQGAGRLRPSFEDVLFHGITREDAQNLAEAWERNGLLPFHASGVSEVRDRLIGSAGVMAEQGNTLFGAVLDVRHGSGLGDRVEDLLRKLRQVRLTDSLDLGDVFAGICLMQHVLDQDGNRGKGASRAVIAAMVGLDTVFADGKILKTLGREAAVTIAGNRVYCRHPSIAAIVVTALEKEGAAQKVYELVGQAGGSLLVAGATDEEGYRDAYLLSRDLRGPEAVWAAKGAVVGTGGDVLESRVSLLRAMRMEDRGKALVYGRGLAPHLNEYRDYRRHIRGFLVEYSICLRSDGQAQTSAGLAALALDDRVGFNLDASRAGYALVSLAKSMADVNRQTQVAETAEVPEICYVLLERVRGTDEATKYLRGVQLPRVGEIRELPSGKLCGRLAQLLDKAAAAARSETGLPLPSGLQGLLSFDDLRRLAERRKGGW; encoded by the coding sequence ATGGCGCAGGAAGCTGACCGTCGTCTCATCACGGTGTTCGGCTCGGGGATCAGCAGCGCTGTGCTTCCCGGTGTCCCGGAACTGATGACGATGTTCCGTGAGCAGATTCCGTCGCGCGGCCGGGCCCGCTTCGACGAGACCCTCGCCCGAGAACCCGATCCCGGCCTCAAATACCAGAACGCCGCAGCGATGCTGACGAAGCTGGCGGGCGAGCCCGCCGTGATGCGCGCGATCCGCGCGGCCGTGCTGCAGGCCTGCGAGGACGTGCGGCCGGAGGAAGTGGCCGCGGTCGCGAATGACCGGGAGAAGTGCCAGGACCTCGAACGGGACGGAACCTGGCGGGTGCCGACCGGATACCAACGCTTCGCCCGCTTCTTCTCGGACCTGAACGGCCGGGTGCGCGGCCCTGTCATCACGACGAACTTCGATCCGCTGATCGAGATCGCCCTGCGCAGGGAGGGTATCGAGTCGATGGCGTACCCCGTCCCCACCGACGCTGCGCCGACGATCGAGCAGCTGGACCAGTTCGTACACCAGCCGGTCCTCCACATCCACGGCCACTGGACCGGTGCGGCGACCAGCAACGCCCCGACCCGCATCACCGCGCCGCGCCCCAGGCTGGACCAGCTCCTCCAGCGGCTCCTGATCGACTCCGTGGTGCTGGTCGTGGGATACAGCGGTTGGCTGGACGGCTTCATGAGGAGCCTTCGGAGCAGGATCATCCACGACGCCGACTCCCTTCAAGCGCAAGTGCTTTGGGCGGCATACGACTCCGACGTAGCGGTCGTCGTCGGCGACGGTCCGCTGAAGGAACTGGTCGAGGCACCGGGCTTCAGCCTCTATCTCGGGGTCGACGGGCACGCCCTCTTCTCGGATGACCTCCCCGACGGCGCGCAGACCGAATCGGAGGAGGCCGCACCGTTCGGCTACTCGCGTGTCCCACGTCATCCCCGTCGCTCCTCCTCGTACGAGCCGTCGGCGTTCGTCGAGGGCCGTCAGCCGGAGTGGGCGGATGCGGATCCGGGGCAGTGGCCACTGCTCAGCGCGACGACCCGGCTGAGGGAGGAAGTGGACCGGGCGCTCGACGCCGGAGGTGGTCGCGGTGTGGTGGCCATCGGCCCGCTCGGCGAGGGTAAATCGCTCGCCGTTCGCCAGGTGGCCGTCACTGTCGCGGAAACTCGGCCCGATTGGCGGGTGTTGTGGCGGGAGCCGGGCGCGCCCGCCATCACCGAGGAGTGGCTGGAAGAAGCCGGTTCCTCGGCGAGGACACTGATTTGTATCGACGAGGCGGACCTGGCCGTGGACGATCTCGTCGCCACGAAGGACTTCTGGGCCCGCGAGGAGTCCGGCATCGCCTTTTTGCTAGCCAGCCACGACCGCCTCTGGTGGCAGGGGGCTGGGCGTCTGCGGCCGTCGTTCGAGGACGTCCTCTTCCACGGCATCACCCGTGAGGACGCCCAGAACCTCGCCGAGGCGTGGGAGCGCAACGGACTGTTGCCGTTCCACGCCTCCGGAGTGAGTGAGGTCCGGGATCGGCTGATCGGATCGGCGGGCGTGATGGCCGAGCAGGGAAACACCCTCTTCGGGGCGGTGCTCGACGTCCGCCATGGATCGGGCCTCGGTGACCGGGTGGAGGACCTTCTGCGCAAACTGCGCCAGGTGCGGCTGACGGACTCCCTGGACCTGGGCGACGTGTTCGCGGGGATCTGTCTGATGCAGCACGTGCTCGACCAGGACGGCAACCGGGGCAAGGGGGCCAGCAGGGCCGTCATCGCCGCCATGGTCGGACTCGACACGGTCTTCGCCGACGGGAAGATCCTCAAGACCCTCGGCCGGGAGGCGGCGGTGACGATCGCCGGAAACCGTGTGTACTGTCGGCACCCGTCCATCGCCGCCATCGTCGTGACGGCGCTGGAGAAGGAGGGGGCTGCCCAGAAGGTGTACGAGCTGGTGGGGCAGGCGGGTGGAAGCCTGCTCGTAGCCGGTGCCACTGATGAGGAGGGCTATCGGGACGCCTATCTGCTGTCCCGCGACCTCCGTGGCCCCGAGGCCGTCTGGGCGGCCAAAGGCGCGGTCGTGGGCACCGGAGGCGACGTCCTCGAGTCGAGAGTCTCGCTCCTGCGGGCGATGCGGATGGAGGACAGGGGCAAGGCTCTCGTCTATGGCCGCGGACTGGCCCCACACCTGAACGAGTACCGGGACTACCGGCGTCACATCAGGGGGTTCCTCGTGGAGTACTCCATCTGCCTGCGGAGCGACGGTCAGGCCCAGACGTCCGCGGGACTGGCGGCCCTGGCGCTGGACGACCGAGTTGGTTTCAACCTCGATGCCTCGCGCGCCGGATATGCCCTGGTGAGCCTCGCCAAGTCGATGGCCGACGTGAACAGACAGACCCAAGTGGCGGAGACAGCCGAGGTCCCGGAGATCTGCTACGTCCTCCTGGAACGCGTTCGTGGTACGGACGAAGCGACCAAGTACCTGCGGGGTGTCCAGCTACCCCGAGTCGGGGAGATCCGGGAACTGCCGTCGGGCAAGCTGTGCGGGCGACTCGCCCAGCTGCTCGACAAGGCCGCCGCCGCCGCGAGATCGGAGACCGGGCTGCCACTGCCGTCGGGGCTCCAGGGGCTGCTCTCGTTTGACGACCTGCGCAGGCTGGCCGAGCGCAGGAAGGGCGGGTGGTGA